The Natronoarchaeum mannanilyticum genome includes the window CGCGAGCAGGCCCGACTGAGTCCACTCGACGGCCGCGACGGTCTCGCCGGGATGCCGGAGGCTGATCGCGTGGAGCACGATCGCGCCGAACAGCATCATCCACGCCTGGATCGACACGATCGGGAGCGACGCCGTGTAGCGCTCGGCCCAGACCGCGCCGATCGAGAAACTGGCGGCCGATCCGAGCAACAGGAGGACGCCGACGAGCTGGCCGCCGAGCGAGCTCGGCGAGGGATTCGCGATCACTAGCACGCCCAGAAAGCCGAGCACCAGTCCGGCGACGCCGTGGATGCGCATTCGCTCGGCTGGCAGCGCGACGACCGCAAAGAGCGCGGTGAGCATCGGCGTCAGCGACAGCAGGATCGCGCCGAGAGCGCTCGGGACGTACTGCTGGCCGACGAACAGCAGCGAGAAGTGGCCCCCGACCATCAGCGCGCCGCCGATCGCGATCAGCTCCAGGTCCGATCGCGTCCGCGGGAGCCAGCGGCGGCTGCTCGCCGCGACGAACGCCAGCAGGAGGACGCTGGCGAGGTCGTGGCGGAAGGCGGCGAACAGGATCGGCGGGAACGAATCGAGGCCGGCCTTGATCGCCACGAACGAGGTCCCCCAGACCAGGGTCAACAGGCCGAACAGCGAGAGCGTAGTGCGCGTAGACGTCATCGTAGAGAGTAGCATTGGTAGGAGCCGCTGGTTCTTGAGGCTTCTCCGAATCGTGGGAACACGACCCGTTAGGGACCGAGATAGACTGAACTGTCGCGGCCCGGCACCGCCCGTCGCGGTCGGATCAGGAGCCCGATCCGGCGTCGCCGACCGCCCCGTCCGGTAGCGACGTCCGAGATGCACGACGGCGCCGAAATCTCCTGAACAGCGCGTCCGGAACGAGTCCGACGGCGAGATTCCGGAGTCGCGCTCCGAGAGGCGACTGCACCGTCCCGAGCCGTCCGAGCCGGCGGGCTTCGGCGCGGATACCGTCCGCTCTCGCTTTTCGGTCGTCCTCGTACGCCTTGAACGCCGCGGCGGGATCGGCGTGCCGGGCGATCGCGTCAACCAGCGCGAGCGCGTCCTCGATCGACTGGGCCGCACCCTGCCCGGCGAACGGCAACATCCCGTGGGCGGCGTCGCCGGCGAGGACGACCGACCCGCGGGACCACCGGTCGAGCGCCGGTAGATCCGCGAGGCCGGTCGCAAAGACGTCGTCGAGGGCGAGCGCATCGACGACCAGGGGGATCGGTTCCGGGAACGCGCCGAAGCGCTCTCGGAACGCGGCGACGACTTCGTGCGGTCCGTTCAGGTCCGCGGCGGTCGCCTCGGAGACAGTCGCGAACCAGTAGAACCGGCCGTCGCCGAGCGGAGCGCCGCCGGTGTAGCTTCCCTCGCCCCACACTTCGAGGCCGCGGTCGCGGTGCCGTTCGGGCAGGTCGACATCGACGATCGCGCGATAGCAGACGCCGTCGAGCGTCCGCGGTTCGATCTCGGGGGCGACGGCGTCGCGGACCGCGGACCGGATGCCGTCGGCGCCCACGAGGACGTCCGGACTGATCCGCGTGCCGTCCGCGAATCTGGCGATCGGTCGGTCGGCGTCGATCACCGCCTCGCACTCCATGCCGG containing:
- a CDS encoding DMT family transporter, translating into MTSTRTTLSLFGLLTLVWGTSFVAIKAGLDSFPPILFAAFRHDLASVLLLAFVAASSRRWLPRTRSDLELIAIGGALMVGGHFSLLFVGQQYVPSALGAILLSLTPMLTALFAVVALPAERMRIHGVAGLVLGFLGVLVIANPSPSSLGGQLVGVLLLLGSAASFSIGAVWAERYTASLPIVSIQAWMMLFGAIVLHAISLRHPGETVAAVEWTQSGLLALVYLGVFASAVGFLVYFRLMDAVGPSETSLVNYATPVVAAVAGWALLGEQITALTVAGFGLILGGFLLVKADAIRSSVLHRGSTAVPAFYDDSREHVVVEGNAYVVESGSETGYPAD
- a CDS encoding FAD-dependent monooxygenase → MSRDRSTGRVDETTDVAIVGGGICGLTAAIALERRGWEPTVYEAATEYRPVGAGILLQTNALLVLDRLGVAERVRETGVPLDDSAIRSPDDRVLKRFDLDRVERDEFCYGFVAIHRADLQRILLDDLDATVRTGMECEAVIDADRPIARFADGTRISPDVLVGADGIRSAVRDAVAPEIEPRTLDGVCYRAIVDVDLPERHRDRGLEVWGEGSYTGGAPLGDGRFYWFATVSEATAADLNGPHEVVAAFRERFGAFPEPIPLVVDALALDDVFATGLADLPALDRWSRGSVVLAGDAAHGMLPFAGQGAAQSIEDALALVDAIARHADPAAAFKAYEDDRKARADGIRAEARRLGRLGTVQSPLGARLRNLAVGLVPDALFRRFRRRRASRTSLPDGAVGDAGSGS